AACTCACCGAGCGGAAATTGCTGCAAATAACTATCGAGAGCACTCAGCGCTTCGCCATACTTGCCATCATTGACCAACTGATAGGCTTTATCGTAAGCCGCGCGATCACCCGTCGCCGCAACTGACGGCGATACAATAGTTGCTATCGGATTGGCTATTGGTGCTAACGGCGATACCGCAGTCGATGGAATCTCTACTGGAGATAAAGTGCCTGATGATGTCGCAACATGACCACCTGAGACCTGTCCTCGCAGCTGCGTCAATCGCTGATCAAGATCTTTAAATAGATCCCGCTGGCGTTGCTCTAACCGCTGAACCTTGTACTGCTGCTCATCCAAAGCACCTTGTAGCTGAGAAACTTCATTACGAATTGCAGAAACCTGACGCAATAGATCTAACTGCCCTCTGGCTTGCAGCTGGCGCTCGACGTTGCCGATACGATCTTCGAGCGTCAATACAACAACCGGCTGGCGAACTGGCACAGCAGCTTGTACTGGCGGCGTTACCTCGGTCCGGTTAGCTGATGATTGAGATCCAGATTGAATCACCTTGCCATCAGGGTAAATAGGAAAACCCTTACCTGAAGGTGGCGTTGGATAATTCTGCTGCGCCAGTAGCGAACTACTGGCAACTAACAGAACAAGCGGAAGAAGAGCCCGATTCATTATTCGTAAACCAGCTCTACGCGACGATTCTTAGCCCATGCAGATGCATCGTGACCACGAGTCGCCGGTCTTTCTTCACCAAAACTTACTAAATCCAACTGACCTGCGCCTGCACCATATAGCTGCAGCACTTGCTTAACTGCTTTGGCACGACGCTCACCCAAACCAATATTGTATTCGCGAGTACCACGTTCATCGGCATAGCCTTCAACGCGCATGTGCGCATTTGGGTTATTAACTAAAAACCGACCGTGTGCAGCCAAAGCAGCTACGTCTTCATCAGAAACGTCGTAGCCATCAAAGCTGAAATAATAAACGCGACGTTGGCGTAATGCTTTTTCTTCTTCAAATTGTTGTTGCGCCTGAAGCTGTGCTTCACGCTGTGCAGCATTTGCCTGTGCAACCTGGGCACTATCACCCTGATCTGCGCCTGGCGTTTGCTCACCTGAAGAAACGGTTTCAGATGACGTGGTACCGCTTACAATTTCCTGCCCGCTATCAGCGGTTTGGATGTTGTCTTTGGTGCCAGTACATGCAGCCAAAGTGAACAGCGGCAAACAAATCAATGCCGTTTTCCAGTTCATTGCCATTTCAGAGAACTCCTTCTACTTGGTCTAGTAATCATTCATCAATTCAAAAAAGGAGACCAGGCGGGATCTCTTACCTCACCACTGGCTGCAGGAAGTTTTAACTTCACCCTGCCGTCAATGGATACAGCCCCCAAAACCCCCTGATCACCATCCTGCGCCGCGTAAATGACCATGCTATTATTTGGCGCCAAACTCGGTGATTCATCCAACAATGTCTCGGTCAGAATATCTAGATAACCTGTCCGAAGATCCAAAGTTGCAATGTTAAAGTCTTGCTTATGGCGATGGACCATGATCAGTCTTTTGCCATCTGAAGTGAAACTTGCTCGCGCATTATACCGTCCTTCAAATGTCAGTCTTTTGACTTGACGAGTATCAAGACTGTAACGGTATATTTGCGGCCCACCACCTC
This sequence is a window from Pelagibaculum spongiae. Protein-coding genes within it:
- the ybgF gene encoding tol-pal system protein YbgF; protein product: MNRALLPLVLLVASSSLLAQQNYPTPPSGKGFPIYPDGKVIQSGSQSSANRTEVTPPVQAAVPVRQPVVVLTLEDRIGNVERQLQARGQLDLLRQVSAIRNEVSQLQGALDEQQYKVQRLEQRQRDLFKDLDQRLTQLRGQVSGGHVATSSGTLSPVEIPSTAVSPLAPIANPIATIVSPSVAATGDRAAYDKAYQLVNDGKYGEALSALDSYLQQFPLGEFRANAYYWQGQIFYLNRQLSEAEVAYQSVLTQHADHPKAADSMLKLAIVKIDLKQTDQAAKLFNQVVARYPESSAARLAKQHLRKLPR
- the pal gene encoding peptidoglycan-associated lipoprotein Pal; amino-acid sequence: MAMNWKTALICLPLFTLAACTGTKDNIQTADSGQEIVSGTTSSETVSSGEQTPGADQGDSAQVAQANAAQREAQLQAQQQFEEEKALRQRRVYYFSFDGYDVSDEDVAALAAHGRFLVNNPNAHMRVEGYADERGTREYNIGLGERRAKAVKQVLQLYGAGAGQLDLVSFGEERPATRGHDASAWAKNRRVELVYE